From the genome of Candidatus Dormiibacterota bacterium, one region includes:
- the meaB gene encoding methylmalonyl Co-A mutase-associated GTPase MeaB, translating into MSLAGALLSGDIRALARAISLAEDRDPQASQLVAELQSHTGNAYLVGLTGAPGTGKSTLADALVKVIRDRQQTVGVIAVDPSSPFTGGAVLGDRIRMGRHTLDKGVFIRSMGARGHLGGLAAATREAIHLLDAYGRDVILVETVGVGQSELEISTICDTVVLVLMPESGDAVQSIKAGILEIADVFVINKSDLGGAEKTRRLIQEAIGLGPKQAWRPPIVLASAAKEEGIEPVWDAVLAHRAYLSESGTLASRRQQRLKQEVMALVADRAREDARRVLEGDTAVGRRVRENRNGKLNPYALAEEVLEQRAPQGGS; encoded by the coding sequence ATGAGTTTGGCCGGCGCCTTGCTTTCCGGTGATATCCGGGCGCTGGCGCGGGCGATCAGCCTGGCCGAAGATCGGGACCCGCAGGCGAGCCAGCTCGTCGCCGAATTGCAGTCCCACACCGGGAACGCCTACCTGGTCGGGCTGACCGGCGCTCCGGGGACCGGGAAGAGCACCCTGGCCGACGCGCTGGTCAAGGTAATTCGCGACCGGCAGCAAACCGTGGGCGTGATCGCGGTCGACCCCAGCAGCCCCTTTACCGGCGGCGCCGTCCTCGGCGACCGCATCCGGATGGGGCGCCACACGCTCGACAAGGGGGTCTTCATCCGCAGCATGGGCGCCCGAGGCCACCTGGGCGGGCTGGCGGCGGCCACCCGCGAGGCGATCCACCTGCTCGACGCGTACGGCCGCGACGTGATCCTGGTGGAGACCGTGGGGGTCGGCCAATCGGAGCTCGAGATCTCGACGATCTGCGACACCGTGGTCCTGGTGTTGATGCCGGAGTCGGGCGACGCAGTGCAGAGCATCAAGGCCGGCATCCTGGAGATCGCCGACGTTTTTGTCATCAACAAGTCAGACCTGGGCGGCGCGGAGAAGACGCGTCGCCTGATCCAGGAGGCAATCGGGCTCGGCCCCAAACAGGCGTGGCGCCCCCCGATCGTGCTGGCGTCGGCCGCCAAGGAGGAAGGGATCGAGCCGGTCTGGGATGCGGTCCTCGCGCACCGGGCCTACCTATCGGAGAGCGGGACCTTGGCCTCACGGCGCCAGCAGCGTCTCAAGCAGGAAGTCATGGCACTGGTCGCCGACCGCGCTCGCGAGGACGCCCGGCGCGTGCTGGAGGGCGACACGGCCGTGGGCCGGCGCGTGCGCGAGAATCGGAATGGGAAACTAAACCCGTACGCCCTCGCCGAGGAGGTCCTCGAGCAGCGGGCACCGCAAGGAGGCAGCTGA
- a CDS encoding 3-hydroxybutyryl-CoA dehydrogenase — translation MTIKQLYVAGAGLMGAGIAQTAISHGLDVTIREVDDTLVNRGVENIKKRLESLVQKGKLDAAARDAALGRLHPTTSLEAAGRADFVIEAITENFDAKRELFKRLDGICRREAILASNTSSIPVTRMAAVTKRPDRFIGMHFFNPVPVMPLVELTRGRDTSDTTLAATLELSKAMGKTPITSLDYPGFIVNRMLVPFINEAIRALMEGLGTREDIDQGARLGLHHPMGPLELADFVGLDTHLYICGVLYEGLHDPRFAAPPLLRQLVDAGHFGRKTGRGFYRYGPDGSRVPD, via the coding sequence GTGACGATCAAACAGCTCTACGTTGCGGGCGCCGGCCTGATGGGGGCGGGGATCGCCCAGACCGCGATCAGCCATGGCCTGGACGTGACGATTCGCGAGGTCGATGACACCCTCGTCAACCGCGGTGTCGAGAACATCAAGAAGCGGCTCGAGAGTCTCGTCCAGAAAGGTAAGCTCGATGCCGCCGCGCGCGATGCGGCGCTGGGTCGCCTGCACCCGACCACGTCCCTCGAGGCGGCGGGCCGCGCCGACTTCGTGATCGAGGCGATCACCGAGAACTTCGACGCGAAACGCGAGCTGTTCAAACGTCTCGACGGCATCTGCCGGCGGGAAGCGATCCTCGCCAGCAACACGTCGTCGATCCCCGTCACCCGGATGGCAGCGGTCACCAAGCGGCCCGATCGCTTCATCGGCATGCATTTCTTCAACCCGGTGCCGGTGATGCCGCTGGTGGAGCTCACCCGCGGCCGCGATACCTCCGATACGACACTGGCCGCGACGCTCGAGCTCTCGAAGGCGATGGGCAAGACTCCGATCACCTCGCTCGACTACCCCGGCTTCATCGTCAACCGCATGCTGGTGCCGTTCATCAACGAGGCGATCCGGGCGCTGATGGAGGGGCTGGGCACGCGGGAGGACATCGACCAGGGCGCCCGGCTCGGCCTGCACCACCCCATGGGCCCGCTGGAGCTGGCCGACTTCGTCGGCCTCGACACCCACCTCTACATCTGCGGCGTTCTTTACGAGGGGCTTCACGATCCACGATTCGCAGCGCCGCCCCTGCTCCGCCAGCTGGTCGATGCCGGTCACTTCGGGCGAAAGACGGGTCGCGGGTTCTATCGCTACGGCCCCGACGGCAGCCGCGTTCCTGATTAA
- a CDS encoding mechanosensitive ion channel family protein: MLTLGASAWETFRTYLPTTRDLFKVGAAVIILAAFYLLARLVRLLTGNELRRVHADPQVALLVNRIVFLAALVIGVVAAFTELFGSPALVFGGFGFLALAFSLAFQDILKNFIAGIFLLLERPFRLGDEITVDNRTGIVENIEMRATTLRTNEGEQVLIPNALVYTGTIINRTRYPTRLFTLTAKVPDGAAVDGLVERLRKKLQSRPDIAKDPPPHVGLQPAIDGGLTLEVRYWLDYRRNDPLAVQATLGQEIYRAIHASPEKATSTSRKPAGT, translated from the coding sequence ATGCTGACGCTCGGCGCGAGCGCGTGGGAGACGTTTCGCACATATCTCCCGACCACCCGGGATCTCTTCAAGGTTGGCGCGGCCGTCATCATCCTGGCCGCCTTTTACCTCCTCGCTCGCCTTGTGCGACTGCTGACCGGGAATGAGCTGCGCCGAGTCCACGCCGATCCCCAGGTCGCCTTGCTCGTCAACCGGATCGTGTTCCTCGCCGCGCTGGTCATCGGCGTCGTCGCGGCGTTCACCGAGCTCTTCGGAAGCCCGGCGCTGGTGTTTGGCGGCTTCGGCTTCCTGGCCCTTGCGTTCAGTCTCGCCTTCCAGGACATCCTCAAGAACTTCATCGCGGGCATTTTTCTCCTGCTCGAGCGCCCCTTCCGTCTCGGCGATGAAATCACCGTCGACAACCGGACCGGCATCGTCGAGAACATCGAGATGCGAGCGACCACACTGCGAACGAATGAGGGCGAGCAGGTCCTCATCCCCAACGCCCTGGTCTACACCGGTACGATCATCAACCGCACCCGGTACCCGACACGCCTCTTCACGCTGACCGCCAAGGTGCCGGATGGCGCGGCGGTCGACGGGCTCGTCGAGCGGCTGCGCAAGAAGCTCCAAAGCCGGCCGGACATTGCGAAAGACCCGCCGCCGCACGTCGGCCTTCAGCCCGCCATCGATGGCGGCTTGACGCTCGAAGTGCGCTACTGGCTGGACTACCGCCGCAACGATCCACTGGCGGTCCAGGCTACGCTCGGCCAGGAGATCTACCGGGCGATCCACGCGTCGCCCGAGAAGGCGACGAGCACCTCTAGGAAGCCGGCCGGGACATAG
- a CDS encoding 50S ribosomal protein L25, with translation MKLEPRPDRGRHLQALRREGRLPGIVYGHNVDAVTVVVDGREFIKAFQKVGRNQLVDLQLGDEPVRKALVREVQRSPRHGDLLHVDFYQVNLTEKIESEVPIELEGEVELVSKGEADLQRGLHALKVECLPTDLPPVITVDVSSMKEIDDEIRVKDLPVPPGCEILDDPDELVVKVAAHREVVEEAGPAAAAAEVPVVGEGEAAAEPGAEGEAPTES, from the coding sequence TTGAAACTTGAGCCCCGTCCGGATCGCGGCCGCCACCTGCAGGCGCTGCGCCGGGAGGGCCGTCTGCCGGGGATCGTCTACGGCCACAACGTGGACGCCGTGACCGTCGTGGTCGACGGCCGCGAGTTCATCAAAGCCTTCCAAAAGGTCGGCCGCAACCAGCTGGTCGACCTCCAGCTCGGCGACGAGCCGGTGCGCAAAGCGCTCGTCCGCGAGGTGCAGCGCAGCCCCCGCCACGGCGACCTCCTGCACGTCGACTTCTACCAGGTCAACCTGACCGAGAAGATCGAGTCCGAGGTCCCGATCGAGCTGGAGGGCGAAGTCGAGCTGGTGTCCAAGGGGGAGGCCGATCTGCAACGCGGCCTTCACGCGCTCAAGGTCGAGTGCCTACCGACCGATCTGCCGCCGGTTATCACGGTGGACGTCTCGAGCATGAAGGAGATCGACGACGAGATCCGCGTCAAGGATCTGCCGGTCCCGCCCGGATGCGAGATCCTCGACGATCCCGATGAGCTCGTCGTCAAGGTCGCGGCGCATCGTGAGGTGGTCGAGGAGGCCGGGCCGGCGGCCGCCGCCGCCGAGGTGCCAGTGGTCGGCGAAGGAGAAGCTGCGGCCGAACCCGGCGCCGAAGGCGAAGCCCCCACCGAGAGTTAG
- a CDS encoding methylmalonyl-CoA mutase family protein → MALRRKTAYEEWAARYRGGKPAPKDSAETMSGLPLQPLYTPDDMEGWNYDEKLGYPGEFPYTRGVYPSMYRGQPWTIRQFAGYGTAQETNRRYKFLLAQGQAGLSVAFDMPTLMGYDSDDPLGEGEVGHCGVAIDSLEDMETLFEDIRLDQITTSMTINSPAAILYAMYIAVAEKEGVSPAKLGGTLQNDILKEYIAQKEYIFPPEPSMRLVVDTIVFAAREMPRWNAVSISGYHIREAGSTATQELAFTLADGMAYVEASIKAGLKVDEFAPRLSFFFDSHIDFFEEIAKFRAARRLWAKIMRDKYGARDPKSWMLRFHTQTAGVSLTRQQVENNVTRTAYEAMAAVLGGTNSLHTNSMDEVLSLPTERAAQIALRTQQVLAHETGVANTIDPLGGSYFIEQLTDEMERGAQRYFDEIDALGGVLRCIENGFFQREIADAAFEFERKLEANERIIVGVNAYKDGESGDVPTLRIGPETEQGQVRRLKALRARRDNTSVLNRLEELKTAARGNDNLMPPLLACVKAYATEGEIMAALKEVFGVYREPILF, encoded by the coding sequence ATGGCACTTCGCCGCAAGACGGCCTACGAGGAATGGGCCGCCCGCTACCGGGGCGGCAAACCGGCGCCGAAGGATAGCGCCGAGACGATGTCGGGCCTGCCGTTGCAGCCCCTCTACACCCCCGACGACATGGAGGGTTGGAACTACGACGAGAAGCTCGGCTATCCGGGTGAGTTCCCTTACACGCGGGGTGTCTATCCCTCGATGTATCGCGGGCAGCCGTGGACCATCAGGCAGTTCGCCGGTTACGGCACGGCGCAGGAGACGAACCGCCGCTATAAGTTCCTGCTCGCGCAGGGCCAAGCGGGCCTCTCGGTGGCGTTCGACATGCCCACCCTGATGGGATACGACTCCGACGACCCGCTCGGCGAAGGCGAGGTCGGCCATTGCGGCGTGGCGATTGACTCCCTGGAGGACATGGAAACCCTCTTCGAGGACATCCGCCTGGACCAGATCACCACCTCGATGACGATCAACTCGCCGGCGGCGATCCTCTACGCGATGTACATCGCCGTCGCCGAGAAGGAGGGAGTCTCGCCGGCGAAGTTGGGAGGCACCCTGCAGAACGACATCCTCAAGGAGTACATCGCCCAGAAGGAGTACATCTTCCCGCCGGAACCGTCGATGCGGCTGGTGGTCGACACCATCGTCTTCGCGGCGCGCGAGATGCCCCGCTGGAACGCCGTGTCCATCTCCGGTTACCACATTCGCGAGGCCGGCTCCACCGCTACCCAGGAGCTCGCCTTCACGCTGGCGGACGGCATGGCCTACGTCGAAGCCTCGATCAAGGCCGGCCTGAAGGTCGACGAGTTCGCGCCGCGGCTCTCTTTCTTCTTCGACTCGCACATCGATTTCTTCGAGGAGATCGCCAAGTTCCGCGCAGCTCGCCGGCTGTGGGCGAAGATCATGCGCGACAAGTACGGCGCGCGCGATCCCAAGTCCTGGATGCTGCGCTTCCACACGCAGACGGCCGGCGTGTCACTGACGCGCCAGCAGGTGGAGAACAACGTGACACGGACGGCCTACGAGGCGATGGCGGCCGTACTGGGTGGGACCAACTCGCTGCACACCAACTCGATGGACGAAGTCCTCTCCTTGCCGACCGAGCGCGCGGCGCAGATCGCGCTGCGCACGCAGCAGGTGCTCGCCCATGAGACCGGGGTCGCCAACACCATCGACCCGCTGGGCGGCTCCTATTTCATCGAGCAGCTCACCGACGAGATGGAGCGCGGCGCGCAGCGCTACTTCGACGAGATCGATGCGCTGGGCGGCGTCCTGCGCTGCATCGAGAACGGGTTCTTCCAGCGGGAGATCGCCGATGCCGCTTTCGAGTTCGAACGCAAGCTCGAGGCCAACGAACGGATCATCGTGGGCGTGAACGCCTACAAGGACGGCGAAAGCGGCGATGTCCCCACCCTGCGCATCGGTCCCGAGACCGAGCAGGGTCAGGTGCGCCGGCTCAAGGCGTTGCGGGCGCGGCGCGACAACACCAGCGTCTTAAATCGCCTCGAGGAGTTGAAGACCGCCGCTCGCGGCAACGACAACCTCATGCCGCCCTTGCTGGCGTGTGTCAAGGCGTATGCAACGGAGGGCGAGATCATGGCCGCGCTGAAGGAGGTCTTCGGCGTCTACCGCGAGCCGATCCTCTTCTAG
- a CDS encoding LCP family protein, with protein MAVIVGLALLLSGLAVFRVWSAIHAISPRAQPQDLIALVQAKSDEPGSVGWKIKHDERINVLFLGYGGPGHDGPYLTDSVMLLSIRPATREAIMISVPRDLWVKIPALPGNGFMMGKLNSAYAIGTDHNNYPNVRGEWKTSTGGGDLAAATVSQVTGQPIDYWVGVDFKAFRDVVNALGGVRVNVPTTLDDPYFPAGESTGIMRVHFDAGWQQFDGERALEYARSRETTSDFDRSRRQQLVMLAVRQRVFSLNAIPRMLSLLGALQDNVRTNLRPGDMQQLADLAGKIKDQDIRRVAIDTSNLVRSGTSSNGQYILEPLDPTYGALHRYLAMALPDRSALAKQVPFQVQDGSRRYWLPYGIGTPASIMTSLLQAQGWEASVAPPAAQRVTQTEILDGSGGGAAAMVTWLQEYFGAVVTTVPAPASGPSVTVVLGSDFTLKTFPAPLR; from the coding sequence GTGGCTGTCATCGTCGGGCTGGCTCTTCTGCTTTCGGGGCTCGCCGTCTTTCGTGTCTGGTCGGCCATTCACGCGATCTCGCCCCGCGCCCAGCCACAAGACCTGATCGCGCTGGTTCAGGCAAAGAGCGACGAGCCGGGATCCGTGGGTTGGAAGATCAAGCACGACGAGCGCATCAACGTTCTCTTCCTCGGCTACGGCGGGCCAGGCCACGACGGGCCGTACCTGACCGACTCGGTCATGCTGCTGTCGATCCGTCCGGCGACGCGCGAGGCGATCATGATTTCGGTGCCGCGCGACCTGTGGGTGAAGATCCCGGCACTGCCAGGGAATGGGTTCATGATGGGCAAGCTCAATAGCGCCTACGCCATCGGAACCGATCACAACAACTACCCCAACGTCCGTGGCGAGTGGAAAACCAGCACGGGTGGTGGCGACCTGGCGGCGGCCACGGTCTCGCAGGTGACCGGCCAGCCGATCGATTACTGGGTCGGCGTGGACTTCAAGGCGTTTCGCGATGTCGTCAACGCGCTGGGCGGCGTCCGCGTCAATGTCCCGACGACGCTCGACGACCCCTACTTCCCGGCCGGCGAGTCGACCGGGATTATGCGGGTCCACTTCGATGCCGGATGGCAGCAGTTCGACGGCGAGCGGGCGCTCGAGTATGCGCGCTCGCGGGAAACGACATCGGACTTCGACCGGTCGCGCCGCCAGCAGCTGGTCATGCTAGCCGTCCGTCAGCGCGTCTTCTCCTTGAACGCGATCCCGCGGATGCTGTCGTTACTGGGCGCGCTGCAGGACAACGTCCGGACGAACCTGCGCCCCGGCGACATGCAGCAACTCGCCGACCTCGCCGGAAAGATCAAGGACCAGGACATCAGGCGCGTCGCGATCGATACGTCGAATCTGGTGCGAAGCGGCACCAGTAGCAACGGCCAGTACATCCTCGAGCCGCTCGACCCGACCTACGGCGCCCTGCATCGCTACCTCGCGATGGCGCTTCCGGACCGGTCGGCGCTGGCGAAGCAGGTGCCCTTCCAGGTGCAGGACGGGAGCCGCCGCTACTGGCTGCCCTACGGCATCGGGACGCCGGCCAGCATCATGACGTCCCTCCTGCAGGCGCAGGGGTGGGAGGCGAGCGTCGCCCCACCCGCCGCGCAGCGCGTCACCCAGACCGAGATCCTTGACGGTTCCGGCGGCGGCGCGGCGGCCATGGTCACCTGGCTCCAGGAATACTTCGGTGCCGTGGTGACGACTGTCCCAGCGCCCGCCAGCGGGCCGAGTGTCACGGTCGTCCTCGGCTCCGATTTCACCCTGAAAACCTTCCCCGCGCCCCTCAGATGA
- a CDS encoding L,D-transpeptidase yields MLGTFALVASFIFVQQMREAFAEQDFQAARAQVMAAQARASELGLEKSEYSDLQRQELTTASETPPAASAPFNEERIAFFSRAAGQEVQIKQQLQTRVQKLLVETHDSAQSAVSQLTTNLQKAKQIGVDDQLLVEFDGLPSKASIELEQASNVRAYRAVSAELKARLSKLSLMIADQENANKLIDQYAAQAAAQDHGDASVALAAANSALAQVQGEMQTARIFSMDVSVVDVNVQKLTAKLGSADTAAKLDQVTGGLMVQAKVLGDAMTQTLPDKALTISLGEQVIRAYDHGQQVFWSYVTTGRPGLETDPGSFKVYWKVSPWTMHSPWPKSSPFWYPDSKVTMVMWFNGGDGIHDAYWRSRYGPGTNGPHYDPTGEDTGTHGCVNVPYSNMVWLWNWTPTGTPVIVY; encoded by the coding sequence GTGCTGGGGACGTTTGCCCTGGTAGCCAGCTTCATCTTCGTCCAGCAGATGCGGGAGGCCTTCGCGGAGCAGGACTTCCAGGCCGCCCGGGCCCAGGTGATGGCGGCCCAGGCCCGAGCCAGTGAGCTCGGGCTCGAGAAATCCGAATACTCCGACCTTCAGCGCCAGGAGCTGACCACCGCCAGCGAGACCCCGCCGGCCGCCTCGGCGCCGTTCAACGAGGAGCGGATCGCGTTCTTCTCGCGCGCGGCCGGTCAGGAGGTGCAGATCAAGCAGCAGCTCCAGACCCGGGTACAGAAGCTGCTGGTCGAAACGCATGACTCCGCCCAGTCGGCGGTCAGCCAGCTCACGACCAACCTGCAAAAGGCGAAGCAGATCGGCGTCGACGACCAGCTCCTGGTCGAATTCGACGGCCTGCCGTCGAAGGCCTCGATCGAGCTGGAGCAGGCCAGCAACGTGCGGGCCTACCGCGCCGTCAGCGCCGAGCTGAAGGCCCGGCTCTCGAAGCTCTCGCTCATGATCGCCGACCAGGAGAACGCCAACAAACTCATCGACCAGTACGCCGCCCAGGCCGCCGCCCAGGATCACGGCGACGCAAGCGTGGCCCTAGCCGCCGCCAATTCGGCACTCGCGCAGGTTCAGGGTGAGATGCAGACCGCGAGGATCTTCTCGATGGACGTCTCCGTCGTCGACGTCAATGTCCAGAAGCTCACCGCCAAGTTGGGTAGCGCCGACACCGCCGCCAAGCTCGACCAGGTGACCGGCGGGCTGATGGTGCAGGCGAAGGTGCTGGGCGACGCGATGACCCAGACCCTGCCGGACAAGGCGCTCACGATCTCGCTCGGCGAGCAGGTGATCCGGGCTTACGACCATGGCCAGCAAGTCTTCTGGAGCTACGTCACGACCGGCCGGCCCGGCCTGGAAACCGACCCCGGCAGCTTCAAGGTCTACTGGAAGGTCTCACCCTGGACCATGCACTCGCCATGGCCCAAGAGTTCGCCCTTCTGGTACCCCGACAGCAAGGTCACCATGGTGATGTGGTTCAACGGTGGCGACGGGATCCACGACGCCTACTGGCGCTCGCGCTACGGTCCGGGGACCAACGGCCCCCACTACGACCCGACCGGAGAGGACACGGGCACGCACGGCTGCGTCAATGTCCCCTACTCCAACATGGTCTGGCTGTGGAACTGGACGCCGACCGGCACCCCGGTCATTGTCTACTAG
- a CDS encoding cobalamin B12-binding domain-containing protein, with product MTARVLTAKVGLDGHDRGVKVVSRALRDAGVEVIYAGLRQTPEMVVEAAIQEDVDAIGVSLHSGAHMTLIPRILELLKQRNATDIVVFGGGIIPPDDAKELKRMGVVEIFGPGTSLQSIIDFVNHGFKAA from the coding sequence ATGACCGCCCGCGTCCTGACGGCAAAAGTCGGGCTCGATGGCCACGATCGCGGCGTGAAGGTCGTTTCGCGGGCACTGCGTGACGCCGGGGTCGAGGTGATCTATGCCGGGCTGCGGCAGACGCCGGAAATGGTGGTGGAAGCGGCGATCCAGGAAGACGTCGACGCTATCGGAGTCAGCCTACACAGCGGCGCGCACATGACGCTCATCCCCCGCATCCTCGAGCTGCTCAAACAGCGCAACGCCACCGACATCGTGGTTTTCGGGGGTGGCATCATCCCGCCGGACGACGCCAAAGAACTCAAGAGAATGGGCGTCGTCGAGATCTTCGGCCCCGGCACGTCGCTGCAATCGATCATCGACTTCGTCAATCACGGCTTCAAGGCGGCGTGA
- a CDS encoding MFS transporter encodes MQIAGASVRRVLARFDSFSPSARQFLAFSLLISIGASIFNLVFNLYMSALGFSNALIGVFNALPALALLGIGLPFAALADRIGYRMFLLGGGGLAAFASLVLTVAGAPLVAVLAAGTFALALTILQVLSGPLLAQISTESERVSLFAINQSLAWAAALIGDLLGGAIPELAAKANHTSSASAGAIRASFAAMALLTIVGLPFLIRLASGSGLRPTVVFPVRELFRVDVARFARLLFPILLLGIGAGMYLNFLQLYLAQRFGLTAGPIGVVFAVGAALTAITTLLAPSVGRRLGLTRTIGASQVIGAPLVLALAFLMTLPLALVIMTVRQLALNLQGPLSQAFGMGYVEPSQRARFATAQIVVSGIGVAGIGPLLSGFLQVRGGYQLAFSVSAAFYLLAGLTFLLLFGKVRLRSEPAPRQAS; translated from the coding sequence ATGCAGATTGCAGGGGCCAGCGTCCGCCGCGTGCTCGCTCGCTTCGACAGCTTCAGCCCGTCTGCCCGGCAGTTCCTGGCCTTCTCCCTCCTGATCTCGATCGGCGCGTCGATCTTCAACCTGGTCTTCAACCTCTATATGAGCGCGCTGGGCTTTTCCAACGCCCTCATCGGCGTGTTCAATGCCCTGCCCGCGCTCGCGCTCCTCGGGATCGGGCTTCCGTTCGCGGCGCTCGCCGACCGGATCGGTTACCGGATGTTCCTGCTCGGCGGTGGCGGGCTGGCAGCATTCGCCTCGCTGGTGCTCACGGTCGCGGGAGCGCCGCTGGTCGCGGTGCTGGCCGCCGGCACGTTCGCCCTGGCACTGACCATCCTCCAGGTTCTGAGTGGACCTCTCCTGGCCCAGATCAGCACCGAATCGGAGCGGGTGTCCCTTTTCGCGATCAACCAATCGCTTGCCTGGGCAGCCGCGCTGATCGGCGACCTGTTGGGGGGCGCCATCCCCGAGCTGGCGGCCAAGGCCAACCACACATCCAGCGCATCGGCGGGCGCGATCCGTGCGTCGTTCGCGGCGATGGCACTTCTGACCATCGTCGGCCTTCCGTTCCTCATCCGTCTCGCAAGCGGATCCGGGCTCCGGCCGACGGTCGTGTTTCCGGTCCGCGAGCTCTTCCGGGTCGACGTGGCGCGCTTCGCCCGCCTCTTATTCCCGATCCTGCTGCTCGGGATCGGCGCCGGCATGTACCTGAATTTCCTCCAGCTCTACCTGGCGCAGCGGTTCGGGTTGACCGCCGGCCCCATCGGCGTCGTGTTCGCCGTGGGCGCCGCGCTGACCGCCATCACCACGCTGCTGGCTCCGAGCGTCGGCCGGCGGCTGGGCCTGACCCGAACGATCGGCGCGTCCCAGGTCATCGGCGCTCCGCTCGTCCTCGCCCTCGCGTTTCTGATGACCTTGCCGCTCGCGCTGGTGATCATGACCGTCCGCCAGCTGGCGCTCAACCTGCAGGGGCCGTTGAGCCAGGCGTTCGGTATGGGATACGTCGAGCCGAGCCAGCGGGCACGCTTCGCTACGGCGCAGATCGTCGTCAGTGGTATCGGCGTCGCGGGCATTGGCCCGCTGCTGAGCGGCTTCTTACAGGTCCGCGGTGGTTACCAGCTCGCCTTCTCCGTCAGCGCCGCCTTCTACCTCCTCGCCGGCCTGACCTTTCTGCTCCTCTTCGGCAAGGTGCGGCTCCGTTCCGAACCCGCGCCCCGTCAGGCCAGCTGA
- a CDS encoding MBL fold metallo-hydrolase: MIATAPRKLGRFELHCLSDGHWRMDGGSVFGVVPRVLWEKLKVPDARNRIPMATNCMLVRTPDANILIEAGMGPKLSDKERDIWAYDRDPGIPDALAGVGLQPQDIDLVVLSHLHFDHVGALVTPGRDGELTPLFPRARHVVQATELEAWRNPDPRSKPSYKPENLKVVEEEGRLQVVDGDQEVAPGVQVRVTGGHTAGHQAVYVQDQEQTVVFTGDFLFMRAFLKVNWVSGLDLFPLEAMEHKAAFLKEAARERYLLWFYHETEQMLGYWTGEGFEPAS; this comes from the coding sequence GTGATCGCGACCGCACCGCGAAAGCTCGGCCGGTTCGAGCTCCACTGCCTGAGCGATGGGCACTGGCGGATGGACGGCGGCTCCGTCTTTGGCGTCGTGCCCAGGGTCTTGTGGGAAAAGCTCAAGGTCCCGGACGCCCGCAACCGCATCCCGATGGCGACCAATTGCATGCTGGTCCGCACGCCCGACGCCAACATCCTGATCGAGGCCGGCATGGGCCCCAAGCTTTCCGACAAAGAACGCGACATCTGGGCCTACGATCGAGACCCCGGGATCCCGGACGCGCTGGCCGGCGTCGGGCTCCAGCCGCAGGATATCGACCTGGTCGTCCTCAGTCACCTGCATTTCGACCACGTTGGTGCACTGGTCACTCCTGGACGGGACGGCGAGCTGACGCCGCTCTTCCCGCGCGCGCGTCATGTCGTCCAGGCGACGGAGCTGGAGGCGTGGCGGAATCCGGATCCTCGCAGCAAACCGTCTTACAAGCCGGAAAACTTGAAAGTCGTCGAAGAGGAGGGTCGGTTGCAGGTGGTCGACGGCGACCAGGAGGTGGCGCCGGGTGTCCAGGTGCGCGTCACCGGTGGTCACACGGCGGGACACCAGGCCGTGTACGTCCAAGATCAGGAGCAGACCGTCGTCTTCACCGGCGACTTCCTCTTCATGCGCGCCTTCCTCAAGGTCAACTGGGTCAGCGGGCTCGACCTTTTCCCACTGGAGGCGATGGAGCACAAGGCGGCCTTCCTCAAAGAGGCGGCGCGCGAGCGGTATCTGCTCTGGTTCTATCACGAGACCGAGCAGATGCTCGGTTACTGGACCGGCGAGGGCTTCGAGCCGGCTAGCTGA